A window of Candidatus Aquicultor sp. contains these coding sequences:
- a CDS encoding valine--tRNA ligase: protein MIQETLPKVYNPHEVEEKWYKFWEEHGYFKPNIEPGKNPYSIVIPPPNVTGSLHMGHALNDTLQDIVIRKHRMMGDPTLWLPGMDHAGIATQNVVERELSKEGKTRHDIGREEFIKRTWQWKEQYGGRIINQLKRLGASCDWSRERFTMDEGYSKAVRREFVQLYNEGLIYRGSYIVNWCPKDLTALSDIEVEYSEEEGNLFYFKYMLKDSPDYITVATTRPETILGDTAVAVHPEDARYKDYVGKTVIVPVLGREIPVIADEHANPEFGTGALKVTPAHDPHDFDIGHRHHLEQISVFTPEGLMNNEAGPFEGMTREECRIAIVEYLREHNLLVKVEPITHSVGHCYRCDTVIEPYISTQWFMKMKPLAEAAIKVVEEGRIEFVPAQWTKTYFDWMYNIRDWCISRQIWWGHQIPAWYCQDCNETVVSEAAPASCPKCGCANLTQDTDVFDTWFSSALWPFATLGWPERTEDLKYFYPTSLLVTSHDIIFFWVARMIMQGMHFMGDIPFKEVYIHALVRDESGKKMSKSRGNVIDPLDVIDEFGTDALRFTLSSMATPGRDIFLSRERIEGYRNFANKLWNASRFVLMNLEGYEKPALQEADLNLADRWIVSRLNRVIRDVDEAIRVYNFAEASRLIYEFFWSDFADWYIELAKPRLYGEESGRERLIAQNLLVDILDNTLRLLHPFMPFITEEIWQKLPGTGESIVIAPWPLADASKIDAAAESDMSLIQSVTSSIRSIKSVLGIALTKPVKALLSTPDKSKRDALGKNSSYIKELAWVAELTIGESLVKPEHAAVDVEQGVEVFVPLAGLVDIEEEKKRLGRELAKTEADAEKSRKKLTNPQFLEKAAPAVVDKETAKLAEFDEKIGKLKKQVESL from the coding sequence ATGATTCAAGAGACACTACCCAAAGTGTATAACCCCCATGAGGTTGAAGAGAAATGGTACAAGTTCTGGGAGGAGCACGGCTACTTTAAGCCCAATATCGAGCCCGGCAAGAACCCGTATTCGATTGTCATTCCGCCGCCGAACGTCACCGGCAGTTTGCACATGGGCCACGCGCTAAACGATACCCTGCAGGATATCGTCATCCGCAAACACCGGATGATGGGCGACCCCACGCTGTGGCTGCCCGGTATGGATCATGCCGGCATCGCCACACAAAACGTTGTCGAGCGAGAGCTCTCAAAAGAGGGTAAAACCCGCCACGACATCGGTCGCGAAGAGTTTATTAAGCGTACCTGGCAGTGGAAAGAGCAGTACGGCGGCCGTATTATTAACCAACTCAAGCGCCTCGGGGCTTCGTGCGATTGGTCGCGCGAGCGCTTCACCATGGATGAGGGCTACTCGAAAGCGGTTCGCCGCGAATTCGTCCAACTCTACAATGAGGGGCTTATCTACCGGGGCAGTTACATCGTCAACTGGTGCCCGAAAGACTTAACCGCGCTCTCCGACATCGAGGTCGAGTATTCCGAGGAAGAGGGTAACCTTTTCTACTTTAAATACATGCTAAAAGACTCGCCGGATTACATCACTGTGGCGACGACGCGCCCCGAGACGATTCTCGGCGATACGGCGGTCGCGGTGCATCCCGAGGATGCCCGGTATAAAGACTACGTCGGCAAAACCGTTATCGTACCGGTACTCGGTCGTGAGATCCCGGTTATTGCCGATGAGCATGCCAACCCGGAGTTCGGTACCGGCGCGCTTAAGGTCACGCCGGCCCACGACCCGCATGATTTTGATATCGGGCATCGCCACCATCTCGAGCAGATAAGCGTTTTCACGCCGGAAGGCCTGATGAACAATGAGGCCGGCCCGTTTGAGGGTATGACCCGCGAAGAATGCCGCATTGCGATCGTTGAATACTTGCGCGAGCATAATCTACTGGTTAAGGTCGAGCCGATAACGCACTCGGTCGGTCACTGTTACCGCTGCGATACTGTTATTGAGCCATATATTTCAACGCAGTGGTTTATGAAGATGAAACCGCTCGCTGAAGCCGCGATTAAAGTGGTCGAGGAAGGGCGCATCGAGTTCGTCCCGGCGCAGTGGACCAAGACGTATTTCGACTGGATGTACAATATCCGCGATTGGTGTATATCGCGCCAGATATGGTGGGGGCACCAGATACCGGCATGGTACTGCCAGGATTGCAACGAGACGGTGGTTTCCGAAGCGGCGCCGGCGTCGTGCCCGAAATGCGGCTGCGCCAACTTAACGCAAGACACCGATGTATTTGATACCTGGTTCAGCTCGGCGCTCTGGCCGTTTGCCACCCTCGGTTGGCCGGAACGGACGGAAGACCTTAAATACTTTTATCCGACAAGCCTACTGGTCACCAGCCATGATATCATCTTTTTCTGGGTCGCTCGCATGATTATGCAGGGGATGCACTTCATGGGCGATATCCCGTTTAAGGAAGTATATATTCACGCGCTGGTTCGCGATGAGTCCGGTAAAAAGATGAGTAAGTCGCGCGGCAACGTTATCGACCCGCTCGATGTTATCGATGAATTCGGAACCGATGCGTTGCGTTTCACACTTTCGAGTATGGCCACACCCGGCCGGGATATTTTCCTAAGCCGCGAGCGCATCGAGGGCTATCGTAACTTCGCGAACAAGCTTTGGAACGCTTCACGCTTCGTATTGATGAACCTGGAAGGGTATGAAAAGCCGGCACTTCAAGAGGCCGATCTTAACCTTGCCGACCGCTGGATAGTCTCACGACTCAATCGCGTTATCCGCGATGTTGACGAAGCGATTCGCGTGTACAACTTCGCCGAGGCAAGCCGTCTGATTTACGAATTTTTCTGGAGCGATTTTGCCGACTGGTATATCGAGCTTGCAAAACCGCGTCTGTACGGCGAAGAGAGCGGGCGTGAGCGCCTGATAGCCCAAAACCTGCTGGTTGACATACTCGATAACACATTGCGCCTGTTGCACCCGTTTATGCCGTTTATCACCGAAGAGATTTGGCAGAAACTTCCGGGAACAGGGGAGAGCATCGTAATCGCACCGTGGCCGCTGGCCGATGCGAGCAAGATCGATGCGGCGGCGGAATCAGATATGTCGTTGATTCAAAGCGTTACCTCATCGATCCGCTCGATTAAATCGGTTCTCGGCATTGCGCTAACCAAGCCGGTTAAGGCGCTGTTGAGCACGCCGGATAAAAGCAAGCGCGACGCGCTTGGAAAGAACAGCTCGTATATCAAAGAGCTTGCATGGGTTGCGGAGCTTACAATCGGCGAAAGCTTAGTTAAACCCGAGCATGCCGCGGTCGATGTCGAACAAGGCGTCGAGGTATTCGTCCCGCTTGCAGGGCTTGTCGACATCGAAGAAGAAAAGAAGCGCCTGGGTCGCGAGCTTGCA